A genomic stretch from Oncorhynchus tshawytscha isolate Ot180627B linkage group LG07, Otsh_v2.0, whole genome shotgun sequence includes:
- the LOC112253741 gene encoding thymosin beta-11 — MSDKPNLEEVASFDKTKLKKTETQEKNPLPTKETIEQEKQASS, encoded by the exons ATGTCTGACAAGCCAAATCTCGAGGAGGTCGCCAGCTTCGACAAGACCAAGCTGAAAAAGACCGAGACGCAGGAGAAGAATCCGCTGCCGACTAAAGAAA CCATTGAACAGGAGAAGCAGGCGTCATCGTGA